The Pongo abelii isolate AG06213 chromosome 20, NHGRI_mPonAbe1-v2.0_pri, whole genome shotgun sequence genome window below encodes:
- the GIPR gene encoding gastric inhibitory polypeptide receptor isoform X1, whose product MTTSPILQQLLRLSLWGLLLRRAETGSEGQTAGELYQRWERYRRECQETLAAAEPPSGLACNGSFDMYVCWDYAAPNATARASCPWYLPWHHHVAAGFVLRQCGSDGQWGLWRDHTQCENPEKNEAFLDQRLILERLQVMYTVGYSLSLATLLLALLILSLFRRLHCTRNYIHINLFTSFMLRATAILSRDRLLPRPGPYLGDQAPALWNQALAACRTAQIVTQYCVGANYTWLLVEGVYLHSLLVLVGGSEEGHFRYYLLLGWGAPALFVIPWVIVRYLYENTQCWERNEVKAIWWIIRTPILITILINFLIFIRILGILLSKLRTRQMRCRDYRLRLARSTLTLVPLLGVHEVVFAPVTEEQARGTLRFAKLGFEIFLSSFQGFLVSVLYCFINKEVQSEIRRGWHHCRLRRSLGEEQRQLPERAFRALSSGSGPGEVPTSRGLSSGTLPGPGNEASRDLESYC is encoded by the exons ATGACTACCTCTCCGATCCTGCAGCAGCTGCTGCGGCTCTCACTGTGGGGGCTGCTGCTCCGGAGGGCGGAG aCAGGCTCTGAGGGGCAGACGGCGGGGGAGCTGTACCAGCGCTGGGAACGGTACCGCAGGGAGTGCCAGGAGACCTTGGCAGCCGCGGAACCGCCTTCAG GCCTCGCCTGTAACGGGTCCTTCGATATGTACGTCTGCTGGGACTATGCTGCACCCAACGCCACTGCCCGTGCGTCCTGCCCCTGGTACCTGCCCTGGCACCACCACG TGGCTGCAGGTTTTGTCCTCCGCCAGTGTGGCAGTGATGGCCAATGGGGACTTTGGAGAGACCATACACAATGTGAGAACCCAGAGAAGAATGAGGCCTTTCTG GACCAAAGGCTCATCTTGGAGCGGTTGCAGGTCATGTACACTGTCGGCTACTCCTTGTCTCTCGCCACACTGCTGCTAGCCCTGCTCATCTTGAGTTTGTTCAG GCGACTACATTGCACTAGAAACTATATCCACATCAACCTGTTCACGTCTTTCATGCTGCGAGCCACGGCCATTCTCAGCCGAGACCGTCTACTACCTCGACCTGGCCCCTACCTTGGGGACCAGGCCCCTGCGCTGTGGAACCAG GCCCTCGCTGCCTGCCGCACGGCCCAGATCGTGACCCAGTACTGCGTGGGTGCCAACTACACGTGGCTGCTGGTGGAGGGCGTCTACCTGCATAGTCTCCTGGTGCTCGTGGGAGGCTCCGAGGAGGGCCACTTCCGCTACTACCTGCTCCTCGGCTGGG GGGCCCCCGCGCTTTTCGTCATTCCCTGGGTGATCGTCAGGTACCTGTACGAGAACACGCA GTGCTGGGAGCGCAACGAAGTCAAGGCCATTTGGTGGATTATACGGACCCCCATCCTCATAACCATCTTG attaatttcctcatttttatccGCATTCTTGGCATTCTCCTGTCCAAGCTGAGGACACGGCAAATGCGCTGCCGGGATTACCGGCTGAG GCTGGCTCGCTCCACGCTGACGCTGGTGCCCCTGCTGGGTGTCCACGAGGTGGTGTTTGCTCCCGTGACAGAGGAACAGGCCCGGGGCACCCTGCGCTTCGCCAAGCTCGGCTTTGAGATCTTCCTCAGCTCCTTCCAG GGCTTCCTGGTCAGCGTCCTCTACTGCTTCATCAACAAGGAG GTGCAGTCGGAGATCCGCCGTGGCTGGCACCACTGCCGCCTGCGCCGCAGCCTGGGCGAGGAGCAACGCCAGCTCCCGGAGCGCGCCTTCCGGGCCCTGTCCTCCGGCTCCGGCCCCGGCGAGGTCCCCACCAGCCGCGGCTTGTCCTCGGGGACCCTCCCAGGGCCTGGGAATGAGGCCAGCCGGGATTTGGAAAGTTACTGCTAG
- the GIPR gene encoding gastric inhibitory polypeptide receptor isoform X2, with product MTTSPILQQLLRLSLWGLLLRRAETGSEGQTAGELYQRWERYRRECQETLAAAEPPSVAAGFVLRQCGSDGQWGLWRDHTQCENPEKNEAFLDQRLILERLQVMYTVGYSLSLATLLLALLILSLFRRLHCTRNYIHINLFTSFMLRATAILSRDRLLPRPGPYLGDQAPALWNQALAACRTAQIVTQYCVGANYTWLLVEGVYLHSLLVLVGGSEEGHFRYYLLLGWGAPALFVIPWVIVRYLYENTQCWERNEVKAIWWIIRTPILITILINFLIFIRILGILLSKLRTRQMRCRDYRLRLARSTLTLVPLLGVHEVVFAPVTEEQARGTLRFAKLGFEIFLSSFQGFLVSVLYCFINKEVQSEIRRGWHHCRLRRSLGEEQRQLPERAFRALSSGSGPGEVPTSRGLSSGTLPGPGNEASRDLESYC from the exons ATGACTACCTCTCCGATCCTGCAGCAGCTGCTGCGGCTCTCACTGTGGGGGCTGCTGCTCCGGAGGGCGGAG aCAGGCTCTGAGGGGCAGACGGCGGGGGAGCTGTACCAGCGCTGGGAACGGTACCGCAGGGAGTGCCAGGAGACCTTGGCAGCCGCGGAACCGCCTTCAG TGGCTGCAGGTTTTGTCCTCCGCCAGTGTGGCAGTGATGGCCAATGGGGACTTTGGAGAGACCATACACAATGTGAGAACCCAGAGAAGAATGAGGCCTTTCTG GACCAAAGGCTCATCTTGGAGCGGTTGCAGGTCATGTACACTGTCGGCTACTCCTTGTCTCTCGCCACACTGCTGCTAGCCCTGCTCATCTTGAGTTTGTTCAG GCGACTACATTGCACTAGAAACTATATCCACATCAACCTGTTCACGTCTTTCATGCTGCGAGCCACGGCCATTCTCAGCCGAGACCGTCTACTACCTCGACCTGGCCCCTACCTTGGGGACCAGGCCCCTGCGCTGTGGAACCAG GCCCTCGCTGCCTGCCGCACGGCCCAGATCGTGACCCAGTACTGCGTGGGTGCCAACTACACGTGGCTGCTGGTGGAGGGCGTCTACCTGCATAGTCTCCTGGTGCTCGTGGGAGGCTCCGAGGAGGGCCACTTCCGCTACTACCTGCTCCTCGGCTGGG GGGCCCCCGCGCTTTTCGTCATTCCCTGGGTGATCGTCAGGTACCTGTACGAGAACACGCA GTGCTGGGAGCGCAACGAAGTCAAGGCCATTTGGTGGATTATACGGACCCCCATCCTCATAACCATCTTG attaatttcctcatttttatccGCATTCTTGGCATTCTCCTGTCCAAGCTGAGGACACGGCAAATGCGCTGCCGGGATTACCGGCTGAG GCTGGCTCGCTCCACGCTGACGCTGGTGCCCCTGCTGGGTGTCCACGAGGTGGTGTTTGCTCCCGTGACAGAGGAACAGGCCCGGGGCACCCTGCGCTTCGCCAAGCTCGGCTTTGAGATCTTCCTCAGCTCCTTCCAG GGCTTCCTGGTCAGCGTCCTCTACTGCTTCATCAACAAGGAG GTGCAGTCGGAGATCCGCCGTGGCTGGCACCACTGCCGCCTGCGCCGCAGCCTGGGCGAGGAGCAACGCCAGCTCCCGGAGCGCGCCTTCCGGGCCCTGTCCTCCGGCTCCGGCCCCGGCGAGGTCCCCACCAGCCGCGGCTTGTCCTCGGGGACCCTCCCAGGGCCTGGGAATGAGGCCAGCCGGGATTTGGAAAGTTACTGCTAG